A single window of Terriglobales bacterium DNA harbors:
- a CDS encoding MoaD/ThiS family protein yields the protein MIRVVLPYHLRTLAKVDGEVCLDVEGEATLRSVLDALEARYPMLRGTIRDHATLQRRPFLRFFACEEDLSHQPPAAALPAAVASGAEPLFIIGAIAGG from the coding sequence ATGATCCGGGTCGTGCTTCCGTATCATCTGCGCACGCTGGCCAAAGTGGATGGCGAAGTCTGTCTCGACGTCGAGGGCGAAGCCACGCTGCGCTCCGTCCTCGACGCCCTCGAGGCCCGCTACCCCATGCTGCGCGGCACCATCCGCGACCATGCCACCCTCCAGCGCCGCCCCTTCCTGCGCTTCTTTGCTTGCGAGGAAGACCTGTCCCACCAGCCGCCGGCGGCCGCGCTGCCCGCCGCCGTCGCCTCCGGCGCTGAACCCCTCTTCATCATCGGCGCCATCGCCGGCGGCTAG
- a CDS encoding DUF1428 domain-containing protein: MMSYVDGFVLAVPKKNLAAYSRLARAAGKVWREHGALDYKECVGEDLKVKFGLPFPRVMKLKPGETVFFSYIVFKSRRHRDRVNAKVMKDPRLAAMMDGKKMPFDVKRMAYGGFKVLVDA; the protein is encoded by the coding sequence ATGATGAGCTACGTGGATGGCTTTGTTCTGGCAGTACCGAAGAAGAATCTGGCGGCGTATTCCCGCCTGGCCCGCGCGGCGGGCAAGGTGTGGCGCGAGCACGGCGCCCTCGACTACAAGGAATGCGTTGGCGAAGACCTCAAGGTCAAGTTCGGGCTTCCGTTCCCGCGCGTCATGAAGCTCAAGCCCGGCGAGACGGTATTTTTCTCCTACATCGTCTTCAAGTCGCGCCGCCATCGCGATCGCGTCAACGCCAAGGTCATGAAGGATCCGCGCCTGGCTGCGATGATGGATGGCAAGAAGATGCCCTTCGACGTCAAGCGCATGGCCTATGGCGGATTCAAGGTCCTGGTCGACGCCTGA
- a CDS encoding VOC family protein produces MPRITPFLWFDTQAEEAARFYVSIFKNSKIVKISRYGEAGPGPKGSVMTVVFQLDGQEFIALNGGPHFKFTEAVSFSVECQTQQEVDEFWAKLSAGGEEGPCGWLKDKYGLSWQINPTILGEMLSDPDPGKSTRVMEAMLKMKKIDIQALRQAYEQA; encoded by the coding sequence ATGCCCAGAATCACTCCATTCCTGTGGTTCGACACTCAGGCCGAGGAAGCGGCCAGGTTCTACGTCTCCATCTTCAAGAACTCGAAGATCGTGAAAATCTCTCGTTACGGAGAGGCTGGACCCGGGCCCAAAGGCAGCGTGATGACCGTGGTCTTCCAGCTCGATGGACAGGAATTCATCGCGCTGAACGGCGGGCCGCATTTCAAGTTCACTGAGGCCGTATCCTTCTCCGTGGAGTGCCAGACCCAGCAGGAAGTGGACGAGTTCTGGGCCAAGCTCTCGGCCGGCGGAGAAGAAGGGCCGTGCGGCTGGCTGAAAGACAAGTACGGCCTCTCCTGGCAGATCAATCCCACTATCCTGGGCGAGATGCTCAGCGATCCCGATCCCGGAAAATCCACGAGAGTCATGGAAGCCATGCTCAAGATGAAAAAAATCGACATCCAGGCCCTGCGCCAGGCGTACGAGCAGGCATGA
- a CDS encoding helix-turn-helix domain-containing protein, translated as MPRKPRSERRSGCPVSVSLERFGDRWSLLIIRDLMVRGYRTFKQFQQAGEGIATNILADRLRRLEAAGIITAEPEESDARRVNYRLTEKGIDLAPVLLELLIWAARHEETGAACALIERMEQNRPAVLAEVRRRWQERDPTPLLPRVGDPALNFDSPLTSSLRHSQPNAVHSRK; from the coding sequence GTGCCCAGAAAGCCCAGATCCGAACGCCGCTCCGGGTGCCCGGTAAGCGTCTCGCTCGAGCGCTTCGGAGATCGCTGGTCGCTGCTCATCATTCGCGATCTCATGGTTCGCGGCTACCGCACCTTCAAGCAGTTCCAGCAGGCAGGCGAGGGCATCGCCACCAATATCCTCGCCGACCGGCTGCGGAGGCTGGAAGCCGCGGGCATCATCACCGCCGAGCCCGAGGAGAGCGACGCCCGCCGCGTGAACTACCGCCTGACGGAGAAGGGCATCGACCTCGCGCCCGTGCTTCTGGAGCTGCTCATCTGGGCTGCCCGCCACGAGGAAACCGGCGCGGCCTGTGCCCTCATCGAAAGGATGGAGCAGAATCGTCCGGCGGTCTTGGCCGAGGTCCGGCGTCGCTGGCAGGAGCGCGATCCCACTCCGCTGTTGCCGCGGGTCGGCGACCCCGCTCTGAATTTCGATTCGCCACTCACTTCGTCACTCCGCCACTCCCAACCCAACGCAGTTCATTCCAGGAAGTAA
- a CDS encoding sigma-54 dependent transcriptional regulator, producing MVKCCFIDEREDFFQLLGEKLGEEFEMRSAAADDRELLTECDVVLVGLPPAEDPRFAKCLESLQKIIRNPDAAPVVAFVAGPDRAVMRQAMSAGAYDCFMETGSMEELRIVLRRAARFRDLNREVERLRAQGPQLKDFPAVLGVDGKIRAVFQLAQRVAQTDATVLVTGESGTGKELLARAIHQASPRAKEPFVAVACSSLPETLIESELFGHEKGAFTGANAVRRGRFEAAGQGTIFLDEIGDLSPAMQVKLLRVLQERTFERLGSNKPVAMEARVICATNRNLKQLVEQGSFRLDLYYRLNTVELELPPLRERRDDITLLAHAFLQNFAERHQKPARRISPAAMCALQEYDWPGNVRELQNVLERAVVICEGPDIRINHLPSQFAGWEEETAPTSFEEEVRNFKRRLIQRTLQEYGNNKLQAARSLKIARSSLHRLIDELDIPPRVQ from the coding sequence GTGGTCAAGTGCTGCTTCATTGACGAGCGGGAAGACTTCTTCCAGCTATTGGGGGAGAAGCTCGGGGAGGAATTCGAGATGCGGTCTGCGGCGGCGGACGATCGCGAGCTCCTGACCGAGTGCGACGTGGTGCTGGTGGGGCTGCCGCCGGCGGAGGATCCGCGCTTCGCGAAGTGTCTGGAATCGCTGCAGAAGATCATCCGCAACCCGGACGCGGCGCCGGTGGTGGCCTTTGTGGCCGGACCGGACCGGGCCGTGATGCGCCAGGCGATGTCGGCGGGCGCGTACGACTGCTTCATGGAGACCGGCTCGATGGAGGAGCTGCGCATCGTCCTGCGGCGGGCCGCGCGCTTCCGCGACCTGAACCGCGAGGTCGAACGGTTGCGGGCGCAGGGTCCGCAACTGAAGGATTTTCCCGCGGTGCTGGGCGTGGACGGCAAGATCCGCGCGGTGTTCCAACTGGCGCAGCGCGTAGCGCAAACCGACGCCACCGTGCTGGTGACGGGCGAGAGCGGGACGGGCAAGGAGTTGCTGGCGCGGGCCATCCATCAGGCGAGCCCGCGGGCGAAAGAGCCGTTTGTGGCGGTGGCGTGCTCGTCGCTGCCGGAGACGCTGATCGAATCGGAGCTGTTCGGGCACGAGAAGGGAGCGTTCACGGGCGCCAACGCGGTGCGCCGCGGACGCTTCGAAGCGGCGGGACAAGGGACCATCTTCCTGGATGAGATCGGCGATCTTTCGCCGGCCATGCAGGTGAAGCTGCTGCGGGTGCTGCAGGAAAGGACGTTCGAGCGCCTGGGCAGCAACAAGCCGGTGGCCATGGAGGCGCGGGTCATCTGCGCCACCAACCGCAATCTGAAGCAACTGGTGGAACAGGGCAGCTTCCGGCTGGACCTCTATTACCGGCTGAACACGGTGGAGCTGGAACTGCCTCCGCTGCGGGAGCGGCGGGACGACATCACTCTGCTGGCGCACGCCTTTCTGCAGAACTTCGCGGAGCGGCACCAGAAACCGGCGCGGCGCATCTCGCCGGCGGCGATGTGCGCGCTGCAGGAGTACGACTGGCCGGGCAACGTGCGCGAACTGCAGAACGTATTGGAGCGCGCGGTGGTGATCTGCGAGGGGCCGGACATCCGCATCAACCATCTGCCTTCGCAGTTCGCGGGCTGGGAAGAAGAAACGGCGCCGACGTCGTTCGAAGAGGAAGTCCGCAACTTCAAGCGCCGCCTGATCCAGCGCACCCTGCAGGAGTACGGGAACAACAAGCTGCAGGCGGCCCGGTCGCTGAAGATCGCGCGGTCGTCGCTCCATCGGCTGATCGACGAGCTGGATATCCCTCCGAGAGTGCAGTGA
- a CDS encoding isoprenylcysteine carboxylmethyltransferase family protein: MNTRHWTDWVGFAVFLACGIRVMVQVPEFGIFLLPALLHQFGVSLSFLLRRPVRAEARGWLPPLSAYASILMLPIFGLAAARWYPEWLARTPSSTQASVAGLLLLGGSTFQVWCIWHMRRAFSIVPQARMLVTNGPYRYVRHPIYAMIVVQNLAGFLFQPTGAVLIAHLAWLAITVVRVNYEEQVMRKAFPEYEEYARRVGAFLPRPPRQESPASMPLGAPADS, encoded by the coding sequence ATGAATACCCGGCACTGGACGGACTGGGTAGGATTTGCCGTCTTTCTTGCCTGCGGCATCCGAGTCATGGTGCAGGTGCCCGAGTTCGGCATTTTCCTGCTGCCGGCCCTGCTGCACCAGTTCGGCGTCTCCCTGTCCTTTCTGCTGCGGCGCCCGGTGCGCGCGGAAGCCCGAGGATGGCTGCCGCCGCTCTCTGCGTACGCCAGCATCCTCATGCTTCCAATCTTCGGCCTGGCCGCGGCGCGCTGGTACCCGGAATGGCTGGCGCGAACGCCCTCGTCGACACAGGCTTCCGTGGCGGGCCTCTTGCTGCTCGGCGGCAGCACCTTCCAGGTGTGGTGCATCTGGCACATGCGGCGCGCGTTCAGCATCGTGCCGCAGGCGAGGATGCTGGTCACCAATGGTCCGTACCGTTACGTACGCCATCCCATCTACGCCATGATCGTGGTGCAGAACCTGGCCGGATTCCTCTTCCAGCCCACGGGCGCCGTGTTAATCGCCCACCTGGCGTGGCTGGCCATCACGGTGGTACGAGTGAATTACGAAGAACAGGTGATGCGAAAGGCGTTCCCGGAGTATGAGGAGTATGCCCGTCGCGTTGGGGCGTTCCTGCCCAGGCCGCCGCGCCAGGAATCGCCGGCGAGCATGCCCCTGGGCGCGCCTGCTGATTCGTAG
- a CDS encoding Flp family type IVb pilin: MKDVLRRMWRDDEGQDVAEYALMLAVILVVVIGAVRLIGTNASNIFNAASGQLTTP; the protein is encoded by the coding sequence ATGAAGGACGTTCTTCGCAGGATGTGGCGGGATGACGAGGGCCAGGACGTGGCGGAATACGCGCTGATGCTGGCGGTCATCCTGGTGGTCGTGATCGGGGCGGTGCGCCTGATCGGCACCAACGCGAGCAACATTTTCAACGCTGCGTCGGGCCAGCTGACCACCCCGTAG
- a CDS encoding A24 family peptidase, protein MSEWLWQAFVIAFVVTCAIGDARWRKIPRAFTTCGVVAGLAFHLWSGGLASAAAAAFLGFAVGLAFFQLGAIGGGDVKLMAALGALLGLQPWLVAMQIAVFVAALMAVAQIFRRGAWRQTLENMREILRALKAQGLRAHPVLHVKNAAMIRAPFGVAAACGTLFALVAR, encoded by the coding sequence ATGTCGGAATGGTTGTGGCAAGCCTTCGTGATCGCCTTCGTGGTGACCTGTGCCATCGGCGACGCGCGCTGGCGAAAGATTCCGCGCGCGTTCACCACCTGCGGCGTGGTGGCCGGCCTGGCGTTCCACTTGTGGAGCGGAGGTCTGGCGTCGGCGGCTGCGGCCGCGTTTCTGGGATTCGCCGTGGGTCTGGCGTTCTTTCAGTTGGGCGCCATCGGCGGCGGTGACGTCAAGCTGATGGCGGCCCTCGGAGCCCTGCTGGGGTTGCAACCCTGGCTGGTGGCCATGCAGATCGCCGTGTTCGTGGCGGCGCTGATGGCGGTGGCGCAGATCTTCCGGCGCGGAGCCTGGCGGCAGACGCTGGAGAACATGCGCGAGATCCTGCGGGCGCTGAAAGCGCAAGGGCTGCGCGCCCATCCCGTGCTGCATGTGAAGAACGCCGCCATGATCCGAGCCCCGTTCGGCGTGGCAGCGGCCTGCGGCACGCTGTTCGCACTGGTGGCGCGATGA
- a CDS encoding TadE/TadG family type IV pilus assembly protein, whose product MRNQRGYERGATLVEGAITILLFFTLILANIEFGRAYNQYQVMTDAAREGARFSVAPFSGTNTLPTTTAVQAEVQRFLDSAGVRGATISVTQNVTATINNVPVTHTQVTVNAPYTFFFFRFGSVGLSTTATMRNETSP is encoded by the coding sequence ATGAGGAACCAGCGCGGTTACGAGCGCGGCGCTACGCTGGTGGAGGGCGCCATCACGATTCTTCTGTTCTTCACCCTGATTTTGGCGAATATCGAATTCGGACGGGCGTACAATCAGTACCAAGTCATGACCGACGCGGCGCGCGAGGGAGCGCGATTCTCGGTAGCGCCCTTCAGCGGCACCAATACGCTCCCGACGACGACCGCCGTGCAGGCAGAGGTCCAACGGTTTCTGGACAGCGCGGGTGTGCGGGGAGCGACAATCTCGGTGACGCAGAACGTGACCGCCACGATAAATAATGTGCCCGTGACTCATACGCAGGTAACGGTGAACGCCCCGTATACGTTCTTCTTTTTCCGCTTCGGATCGGTGGGCCTGAGCACAACCGCTACGATGCGCAACGAGACCTCCCCCTGA
- a CDS encoding TadE/TadG family type IV pilus assembly protein, with amino-acid sequence MRSTQWQSRERGTQIVEMAVALPLLLFMALVVIEGASLVRTHQVLNNAAREGARFSIILTNKDNPATGFNGTNAIKDRVVAYAAANGVTITRSNVTINQCALITSPSGLTYSTSLVVVQLNYTLRYLPRIPFTSAPTTVPLAGRAQFRNFYGCN; translated from the coding sequence ATGAGGTCGACCCAGTGGCAATCGAGGGAGCGGGGAACGCAGATCGTGGAGATGGCAGTGGCCCTGCCACTCTTGCTGTTTATGGCGCTGGTGGTGATCGAGGGGGCCAGCCTGGTCCGCACCCACCAGGTGCTGAATAATGCCGCCCGCGAAGGTGCGCGGTTCTCCATCATCCTGACCAACAAGGACAATCCCGCAACAGGCTTCAATGGAACCAATGCGATCAAGGACCGGGTGGTGGCCTACGCCGCGGCCAACGGAGTGACCATCACCAGAAGCAACGTCACCATCAACCAGTGCGCGTTGATCACCTCGCCGTCAGGGCTGACTTATTCGACATCGCTGGTGGTGGTGCAGCTCAACTATACGCTGCGGTATCTGCCGCGCATCCCGTTCACCAGCGCACCGACCACGGTGCCGCTCGCCGGACGGGCACAGTTCCGAAACTTCTACGGGTGCAACTGA
- the cpaB gene encoding Flp pilus assembly protein CpaB — protein sequence MDRRRFLVVGMIAVVLAALVSFGALRVLRGAQADAGSTTNVVVAAKALQVGQQIQLSDLQLARLPTAQLPQGVFGDLKEVAGRGVIVPISEKEVVLNSKLAPREAGAGLPPKIPQGMRALSVRVREDISVAGFVQPGTRVDVLLTGIPPGSPSGQTVTTTVLENVEVLTANQDLQAKEPSKKDTTVVTLLLSPEDAQKLTLASTQGSIHLALRNPLDRDEVKPKGTYYGDLYVAAGAQPQQAKAAVSGASTRRARHAAVPEPSKVYVVEMIRGDKRDEAKF from the coding sequence ATGGACCGGAGACGGTTCTTAGTCGTGGGAATGATCGCGGTCGTGCTGGCGGCGCTGGTGAGTTTCGGAGCGCTGCGAGTCCTGCGCGGCGCGCAGGCCGATGCAGGCAGCACCACCAACGTGGTGGTGGCCGCCAAGGCGCTGCAGGTGGGGCAGCAGATCCAACTTTCCGATCTGCAACTGGCGCGGCTGCCTACCGCGCAACTGCCCCAGGGAGTGTTCGGCGACCTGAAGGAAGTGGCAGGCCGGGGTGTGATCGTGCCCATTTCGGAAAAGGAAGTGGTGCTGAACAGCAAGCTGGCGCCGCGCGAGGCCGGCGCCGGCCTGCCGCCGAAGATCCCGCAGGGTATGCGGGCGCTTTCCGTGCGGGTGCGGGAGGACATATCCGTGGCCGGATTCGTGCAGCCGGGCACACGGGTGGATGTGTTGCTGACGGGCATTCCGCCCGGCTCGCCTTCCGGCCAGACCGTGACCACCACCGTGCTGGAGAACGTCGAAGTGCTGACGGCCAACCAGGACCTGCAAGCCAAGGAGCCCTCCAAGAAGGACACTACCGTGGTGACCCTGCTGCTTTCACCGGAGGACGCGCAGAAGCTCACCCTGGCCAGCACCCAGGGTTCCATTCACCTGGCATTGCGGAACCCCCTGGACAGGGACGAGGTGAAACCGAAGGGAACGTACTATGGGGACTTGTACGTAGCCGCGGGCGCGCAGCCGCAACAGGCCAAGGCCGCGGTGTCCGGAGCGTCGACCCGGCGAGCCAGGCACGCGGCTGTGCCGGAACCGAGCAAGGTTTACGTAGTGGAGATGATCCGCGGGGATAAGCGTGACGAGGCAAAATTCTAG